The Streptomyces spororaveus genome includes a region encoding these proteins:
- a CDS encoding DUF5336 domain-containing protein — protein MNIRSLTRGDGVVIGAAALLFIASFLDFYSATGVDRPSPWDLSSNHLTLPSIFLLGFIAAGLLIAARFQPERKLAGLPLTAWGTVLAVSAAWSSVWALIACPEIFDLGAGSFLALIATLALAGVAVAGAKVPALAGQLVPEPRPAAVPPYGGQPGQPQPGAGYGYPGGQQTPYGATPQPVPPYGGTPNPTPGPGPQDSQQTPTPAPAADFSPFWFAVPVARPLYAEDGSPSPIAELAPGTWYLAVEQRGAATLIAQTQDGRRGVLNDTSGIQRG, from the coding sequence GTGAACATCCGCTCCCTCACTCGAGGCGACGGCGTGGTGATCGGAGCAGCGGCGCTGCTGTTCATCGCCTCGTTCCTCGACTTCTACTCCGCCACCGGCGTCGACCGGCCGAGCCCGTGGGACCTCAGCTCCAACCACCTGACGCTCCCCAGCATCTTCCTGCTCGGCTTCATCGCCGCCGGTCTGCTGATCGCGGCCCGCTTCCAGCCCGAGCGCAAGCTGGCCGGCCTGCCGCTGACGGCGTGGGGCACCGTGCTCGCCGTCTCCGCCGCCTGGTCGTCGGTGTGGGCGCTCATCGCGTGCCCGGAGATTTTCGACCTGGGCGCGGGCTCCTTCCTCGCCCTCATCGCCACGCTGGCCCTGGCCGGCGTGGCCGTGGCCGGGGCGAAGGTCCCGGCCCTCGCCGGCCAGCTCGTTCCGGAACCGCGGCCCGCCGCGGTCCCGCCGTACGGGGGCCAGCCGGGCCAGCCCCAGCCGGGTGCCGGGTACGGCTACCCGGGCGGGCAGCAGACCCCGTACGGGGCCACGCCGCAGCCGGTCCCGCCGTACGGCGGCACGCCCAACCCGACCCCGGGTCCCGGTCCGCAGGACTCCCAGCAGACCCCGACCCCGGCCCCGGCGGCGGACTTCAGCCCGTTCTGGTTCGCGGTGCCGGTCGCCCGCCCCCTGTACGCGGAGGACGGCTCGCCGTCCCCGATCGCCGAACTCGCCCCGGGCACCTGGTACCTGGCTGTCGAGCAGCGTGGCGCGGCCACTCTGATCGCCCAGACCCAGGACGGCCGCCGCGGCGTCCTGAACGACACCTCCGGCATCCAGCGCGGCTGA
- a CDS encoding TetR family transcriptional regulator, translating to MTAEVKAVTTPASPPLTERQEARRRRILHASAQLASRGGFDAVQMREVAEAAGVALGTLYRYFPSKVHLLVATMQDQLQHMHTTLRKRPPAGDDPAARVAETLMRAFRALQREPQLADAMVRALTFADRSVSPEVDTVSRLTTAIILDAMGLEQPPTAEQLSAVRVIEHTWHSALITWLSGRASIAQVKIDIETVCRLIDLTAPEKA from the coding sequence ATGACAGCGGAAGTGAAGGCCGTCACGACACCGGCGTCGCCTCCCCTGACGGAACGCCAGGAGGCACGCCGCCGCCGGATCCTGCACGCCAGCGCGCAGCTGGCCAGCCGGGGCGGTTTCGACGCCGTCCAGATGCGCGAGGTCGCGGAAGCGGCGGGCGTGGCCCTGGGCACGCTCTACCGCTACTTCCCCTCCAAGGTGCACCTGCTGGTCGCCACCATGCAGGACCAGCTCCAGCACATGCACACCACGCTGCGCAAACGCCCGCCCGCCGGGGACGACCCGGCGGCCCGGGTCGCGGAGACCCTGATGCGGGCCTTCCGCGCCCTCCAGCGCGAACCGCAGCTCGCCGACGCGATGGTAAGGGCACTGACGTTCGCGGACCGGAGCGTGAGCCCCGAGGTGGACACGGTGTCCCGGCTGACCACGGCGATCATCCTGGACGCGATGGGCCTGGAGCAGCCGCCCACGGCCGAGCAGCTCTCGGCGGTCCGGGTCATCGAGCACACCTGGCACTCGGCGCTGATCACGTGGCTTTCCGGCCGCGCCTCGATCGCCCAGGTCAAGATCGACATCGAAACGGTGTGCCGCCTGATCGACCTGACGGCCCCGGAAAAGGCCTGA
- a CDS encoding ferredoxin, whose protein sequence is MGDRWQVEVDRGVCIGSGMCVNHAPDGFVLDSARQSHPRTAEADANEPTLTAAEGCPVEAILITLAATGEPVFPPEE, encoded by the coding sequence ATGGGTGACCGCTGGCAGGTCGAGGTGGACCGAGGGGTCTGCATCGGCTCGGGCATGTGCGTGAACCACGCCCCGGACGGCTTCGTCCTGGACTCGGCACGCCAGTCCCACCCCCGCACCGCCGAGGCGGACGCGAACGAGCCGACCCTCACGGCAGCGGAAGGCTGCCCGGTGGAAGCCATCCTCATCACCCTGGCGGCGACGGGAGAACCGGTCTTCCCACCGGAGGAGTAG
- a CDS encoding LLM class F420-dependent oxidoreductase: protein MRLGLALGYWGRGPAPAHLDLATEAENLGYHSVWTAEAWGSDAFTPLTWIAAHTSRIRLGTAIAQMAARTPTATAMHALTLDHLSGGRMMLGLGLSGPQVVEGWYGRPFPSSPLTATREYVDVVRQVLRREAPVELDGRFHSHPYRGEDGTGIGKPLKPITHPLRADLPLLLGAEGPKNIAQTTRIADGWLPLYWSPTRTDVYQASLTDLPEGFMIAPMARAKVCDDVAEGLLPVKAMLGFYIGGMGHAARNFHADLMARMGYEEEARRIQELFLAGRKEEAVLAVPDEFADEISLVGPRERIAERLDLWRKGPVTDLLLTAPDPHTLRVLADLNS, encoded by the coding sequence ATGCGCCTCGGACTCGCCCTCGGCTACTGGGGCCGCGGCCCCGCCCCCGCCCACCTCGACCTCGCCACCGAGGCCGAGAACCTCGGCTACCACTCCGTATGGACCGCCGAGGCCTGGGGCTCGGACGCCTTCACCCCGCTGACCTGGATCGCCGCGCACACCTCGCGGATCCGCCTCGGCACGGCCATCGCGCAGATGGCCGCCCGCACCCCGACCGCGACCGCCATGCACGCCCTGACCCTGGACCACCTCTCCGGCGGCCGGATGATGCTCGGCCTCGGCCTGTCCGGGCCGCAGGTCGTCGAAGGCTGGTACGGGCGCCCCTTCCCCTCCAGCCCGCTCACCGCCACGCGCGAGTACGTGGACGTCGTCCGGCAGGTGCTGCGCCGCGAGGCCCCGGTGGAGCTCGACGGCCGCTTCCACAGCCACCCGTACCGCGGCGAGGACGGCACCGGCATCGGCAAACCCCTCAAGCCGATCACCCACCCCCTCCGCGCGGACCTCCCCCTCCTCCTGGGCGCGGAGGGCCCGAAGAACATCGCCCAGACCACCCGGATCGCCGACGGCTGGCTCCCCCTGTACTGGTCCCCGACCCGCACCGACGTCTACCAGGCCTCCCTCACCGACCTCCCCGAGGGCTTCATGATCGCCCCGATGGCCCGCGCCAAGGTCTGCGACGACGTCGCGGAGGGGCTGCTCCCGGTCAAGGCGATGCTCGGCTTCTACATCGGCGGCATGGGCCACGCGGCCCGCAACTTCCACGCCGACCTGATGGCCCGCATGGGCTACGAGGAGGAGGCCCGCCGCATCCAGGAGCTGTTCCTCGCGGGCCGCAAGGAGGAGGCGGTGCTGGCCGTACCGGACGAGTTCGCCGACGAGATCTCGCTCGTCGGCCCGCGGGAACGGATCGCCGAACGCCTGGACCTCTGGCGCAAGGGCCCGGTGACCGACCTCCTCCTGACCGCCCCGGACCCCCACACCCTGCGCGTCCTGGCGGACCTCAACAGCTGA
- a CDS encoding aldehyde dehydrogenase, whose product MTELVEHGKLFIGGEWTDPLGTDTIRIVSPHTEQVIGSVPHASEADVDRAVAVARRAFDEGPWPRMTLDERIAVVSRIKDAIAVRHEEIARSISSQNGSPYSWSILAQALGPMMVYDAAITVARAYPYEEYRQGVLGPILVRREPVGVVAAVIPWNVPQFVAAAKLAPALLTGSTVILKPSPEAPLDSYILADIAREAGLPEGVLSILPADREVSEYLVGHPGIDKVAFTGSVAAGKRVMEVAARNLTRVTLELGGKSAAVVLPDADVATAVAGIVPAAWMNNGQACVAQTRILAPRSRYEEVAEALAAAAGELVVGDPLDPATQLGPLVAERQQRRSLDYIRIGQEEGAKVLAGGGRPAGLERGWYVEPTLFGDVDNSMRIAREEIFGPVVCLIPYGDEAEAVRVANDSDFGLSGSVWTADVEHGIDFARRIRTGTFNVNTFSLDMLGPFGGYKNSGLGREFGPEGLSEYLEHKMIHLPAGHEAGA is encoded by the coding sequence ATGACCGAGCTCGTGGAACACGGAAAGCTGTTCATCGGCGGGGAGTGGACGGATCCGCTGGGCACCGACACGATCCGGATCGTCTCCCCCCACACCGAGCAGGTCATCGGATCCGTCCCGCACGCCTCCGAGGCGGACGTCGACCGCGCCGTCGCCGTCGCGCGCAGGGCGTTCGACGAGGGCCCCTGGCCGCGGATGACCCTCGACGAGCGGATCGCCGTCGTCTCCCGGATCAAGGACGCGATCGCCGTCCGGCACGAGGAGATCGCCCGCTCGATCAGCTCCCAGAACGGATCCCCGTACTCCTGGAGCATCCTCGCCCAGGCGCTCGGCCCGATGATGGTCTACGACGCCGCGATCACGGTCGCCCGCGCCTACCCGTACGAGGAGTACCGGCAGGGCGTGCTCGGGCCGATCCTGGTGCGCCGGGAGCCCGTGGGCGTGGTCGCCGCCGTCATCCCGTGGAACGTCCCCCAGTTCGTGGCGGCGGCCAAGCTCGCGCCGGCGCTGCTGACGGGGTCGACGGTGATCCTGAAGCCCTCGCCCGAGGCGCCGCTCGACTCCTACATCCTCGCCGACATCGCACGCGAGGCCGGACTCCCCGAGGGCGTGCTCTCGATCCTGCCCGCCGACCGCGAGGTCAGCGAGTACCTCGTCGGACATCCCGGCATCGACAAGGTGGCCTTCACCGGTTCGGTCGCGGCCGGCAAGCGCGTGATGGAGGTCGCCGCGCGCAACCTCACCCGCGTCACCCTCGAACTCGGCGGCAAGTCGGCGGCCGTGGTCCTGCCGGACGCCGACGTGGCGACCGCGGTCGCCGGGATCGTCCCCGCGGCCTGGATGAACAACGGACAGGCGTGCGTGGCCCAGACCCGCATCCTCGCCCCCCGGAGCCGGTACGAGGAGGTCGCCGAGGCCCTCGCGGCCGCCGCCGGCGAGCTGGTCGTCGGCGACCCGCTCGACCCGGCCACCCAGCTCGGCCCGCTCGTCGCCGAGAGGCAGCAGCGGCGCTCGCTGGACTACATCCGGATCGGGCAGGAGGAGGGCGCGAAGGTCCTGGCGGGCGGTGGCCGCCCGGCGGGCCTGGAGCGGGGCTGGTACGTGGAGCCCACCCTCTTCGGCGACGTCGACAACTCCATGCGGATCGCGCGCGAGGAGATCTTCGGCCCCGTCGTCTGCCTGATCCCCTACGGCGACGAGGCCGAGGCGGTACGGGTGGCCAACGACTCGGACTTCGGCCTCAGCGGCAGCGTCTGGACCGCCGACGTCGAGCACGGCATCGACTTCGCCCGCCGGATCCGCACCGGCACCTTCAACGTGAACACCTTCAGCCTCGACATGCTGGGGCCGTTCGGCGGCTACAAGAACAGCGGCCTGGGGCGGGAGTTCGGCCCGGAAGGCCTGAGCGAGTACCTGGAGCACAAGATGATCCACCTGCCCGCGGGCCACGAGGCGGGTGCCTGA
- a CDS encoding prenyltransferase, translating into MSSPGRTEHLVLDGVLTAEEAARTVAGILAAQRADGAIPWFRGHHLDPWDHTEAAMALDAAGEHEAAERAYTWLARHQNQDGSWYAAYADRPDGVDTAEPQDASRESNFTAYIAVGVWHHYLSTGDDTFLDRMWPAVYAAVECVLTLQQPGGEIGWKREADGTAVTDALLTGSSSIHQALRCALAIAEHREEPQPDWELAAGALRHAIRRHPERFLDKNHYSMDWYYPVLGGALTGSEAKARIDERWDEFVVPDLGVRCVLPNPWVTGGESCELALALWATGESDRALEILRSITHLRADNGMYWTGYVFQDRAVWPVEQTTWTAGSLLLAVAALGGDEATTQVFGGTELPAGLEPDCCR; encoded by the coding sequence GTGAGCTCGCCCGGGCGTACCGAACACCTGGTCCTGGACGGCGTACTGACGGCCGAGGAGGCCGCGCGGACGGTGGCGGGGATCCTCGCCGCGCAGCGCGCCGACGGGGCCATACCGTGGTTCCGCGGGCACCACCTGGACCCGTGGGACCACACCGAGGCCGCGATGGCACTGGACGCGGCCGGTGAGCACGAGGCGGCGGAGCGGGCGTACACGTGGCTGGCCCGGCACCAGAACCAGGACGGTTCCTGGTACGCGGCCTACGCCGACCGGCCGGACGGGGTGGACACCGCCGAGCCGCAGGACGCGAGCCGCGAGAGCAACTTCACCGCGTACATAGCCGTCGGCGTGTGGCACCACTACCTGTCCACGGGCGACGACACCTTCCTCGACCGCATGTGGCCGGCCGTCTACGCGGCCGTGGAGTGCGTCCTGACGCTCCAGCAGCCGGGCGGCGAGATCGGCTGGAAGCGGGAGGCGGACGGCACGGCCGTCACCGACGCCCTCCTCACCGGATCGTCCTCGATCCACCAGGCGCTGCGCTGCGCGCTGGCCATCGCCGAGCACCGCGAGGAGCCGCAGCCCGACTGGGAGCTCGCCGCGGGCGCGCTGCGGCACGCCATCCGGCGCCACCCGGAGCGGTTCCTCGACAAGAACCACTACTCGATGGACTGGTACTACCCGGTCCTGGGCGGGGCGCTGACCGGCTCGGAGGCCAAGGCGCGCATCGACGAGCGCTGGGACGAGTTCGTCGTCCCGGACCTGGGCGTGCGCTGCGTACTGCCCAACCCGTGGGTGACGGGCGGTGAGTCCTGCGAGCTGGCGCTCGCGCTGTGGGCGACGGGGGAGTCCGACCGGGCGCTGGAGATCCTGCGGTCGATCACCCACCTGCGCGCGGACAACGGCATGTACTGGACGGGGTACGTGTTCCAGGACCGGGCCGTCTGGCCGGTGGAGCAGACCACCTGGACGGCCGGGTCCCTGCTGCTCGCCGTCGCGGCGCTCGGCGGGGACGAGGCCACCACCCAGGTGTTCGGCGGGACCGAACTCCCGGCCGGGCTGGAGCCGGACTGCTGCCGCTGA
- a CDS encoding class I SAM-dependent methyltransferase: MATPKPETLAAFEAAKGFMPVREGLALYEAAAAAGALGLPLLEVGTYCGRSTILLADAAREAGVAAITVDHHRGSEEQQPGWEYHDPTVVDPEVGLMDTLPTFRRTLHKAGLEEHVIAIVGRSPQVAAAWGGKLGFVFIDGGHTDEHASGDYEGWAPHVAEGGTLVIHDVFPDPADGGQAPYRIYLRALASGAFEEISVTDSLRVLRRTGAGI; encoded by the coding sequence ATGGCCACCCCCAAGCCGGAGACCCTCGCCGCCTTCGAGGCCGCCAAGGGGTTCATGCCCGTACGCGAGGGCCTCGCCCTGTACGAGGCGGCCGCCGCGGCCGGGGCGCTCGGGCTGCCGCTGCTGGAGGTCGGTACGTACTGCGGCCGCTCCACCATCCTGCTCGCCGACGCCGCCCGCGAGGCCGGCGTGGCGGCGATCACCGTCGACCACCACCGGGGCAGCGAGGAGCAGCAGCCGGGCTGGGAGTACCACGACCCGACGGTCGTGGACCCGGAGGTCGGGCTGATGGACACCCTGCCGACCTTCCGCCGGACCCTCCACAAGGCGGGGCTGGAGGAGCACGTGATCGCGATCGTCGGCCGGTCCCCGCAGGTCGCGGCTGCCTGGGGCGGCAAGCTCGGCTTCGTCTTCATCGACGGCGGCCACACGGACGAGCACGCGAGCGGCGACTACGAGGGGTGGGCCCCGCACGTCGCGGAGGGCGGCACGCTCGTCATCCACGACGTCTTCCCGGACCCGGCCGACGGCGGCCAGGCCCCGTACCGGATCTACCTGCGGGCGCTGGCCTCGGGAGCCTTCGAGGAGATCTCCGTCACCGACTCGCTGCGTGTGCTGCGGCGCACGGGCGCCGGCATCTGA
- a CDS encoding class I SAM-dependent methyltransferase, protein MLTVDFSRFPLAAGDRVLDLGCGAGRHAFECYRRGAQVVAVDRNGEEIREVAKWFAAMKEAGEAPAGATATAMEGDALALPFPDDSFDVVIISEVMEHIHDDKGVLAEMVRVLKPGGRIAITVPRYGPEKICWALSDAYHEVEGGHIRIYKADELLGKMKAAGLKPYGTHHAHGLHSPYWWLKCAFGVDNDKALPVKAYHKLLVWDIMKKPLATRLAEQALNPLIGKSFVAYATKPHLPVSAAAQ, encoded by the coding sequence GTGCTGACCGTCGATTTCTCCCGGTTCCCGCTCGCCGCAGGCGACCGCGTACTCGACCTGGGCTGCGGCGCAGGCCGGCACGCCTTCGAGTGCTACCGGAGAGGCGCCCAGGTGGTCGCCGTCGACCGCAACGGCGAGGAGATCCGCGAGGTCGCCAAGTGGTTCGCAGCGATGAAGGAGGCCGGTGAGGCCCCCGCCGGGGCCACCGCCACCGCCATGGAGGGCGACGCGCTCGCGCTGCCCTTCCCCGACGACTCCTTCGACGTCGTCATCATCTCCGAGGTGATGGAGCACATCCACGACGACAAGGGCGTGCTCGCCGAGATGGTCCGCGTGCTCAAGCCCGGCGGGCGCATCGCCATCACCGTGCCGCGCTACGGCCCCGAGAAGATCTGCTGGGCGCTCTCCGACGCCTACCACGAGGTCGAGGGCGGCCACATCCGCATCTACAAGGCGGACGAGCTGCTCGGCAAGATGAAGGCCGCGGGCCTCAAGCCGTACGGCACGCACCACGCGCACGGGCTGCACTCCCCGTACTGGTGGCTCAAGTGCGCCTTCGGCGTCGACAACGACAAGGCGCTGCCCGTCAAGGCGTACCACAAGCTCCTGGTCTGGGACATCATGAAGAAGCCGCTGGCCACGCGGCTCGCGGAGCAGGCCCTGAACCCGCTGATCGGCAAGAGCTTCGTGGCGTACGCGACCAAGCCCCACCTCCCCGTCAGCGCGGCAGCCCAGTGA
- a CDS encoding glycosyltransferase family 4 protein, translated as MTAEAMVTSPFAGTAADGDRPLRIALLTYKGNPFCGGQGVYVRHLSRELVQLGHSVEVIGAQPYPVLDTGASLTELPSLDLYRSPDPFRTPKRDEYRDWIDAVEVATMWTGGFPEPLTFSLRARRHLAARAGEFDVIHDNQTLGYGLLGDLGAPLVTTIHHPITVDRKLDLDAAQGLLKRASVRRWYAFTRMQGRVARRLPSVLTVSGSSRQEIAQHLGVRDERIHVVHIGADTDLWSPDPSVAEVPGRIVTTSSADVPLKGLVYLVEALAKLRTEQPEAHLVVVGKRAEQGPVARAIEAYGLQDAVRFVKGITDAELVDLVRSAQIACVPSLYEGFSLPAAEAMATGTPLVATTGGAIPEVAGPDGETCLAVPPGDAGALAAALGRLLGDPELRARLGGAGRERVLTRFTWAAAAKGTAAHYRAAIEQAAAARTGRSAR; from the coding sequence GTGACCGCTGAGGCCATGGTGACGAGCCCTTTCGCGGGCACCGCCGCCGACGGCGACCGCCCGCTCCGTATCGCACTCCTCACCTATAAGGGGAACCCGTTCTGCGGCGGCCAGGGCGTGTACGTCCGCCACCTCTCGCGCGAGCTCGTCCAGCTGGGGCACTCCGTCGAAGTCATCGGCGCGCAGCCCTACCCGGTGCTCGACACGGGCGCCTCGCTCACCGAACTCCCGAGCCTGGACCTGTACCGCAGCCCGGACCCCTTCCGTACGCCGAAGCGCGACGAGTACCGGGACTGGATCGACGCCGTCGAGGTCGCCACCATGTGGACCGGCGGCTTCCCCGAGCCCCTGACCTTCTCGCTGCGCGCCCGCCGTCATCTGGCGGCGCGCGCCGGTGAGTTCGACGTCATCCACGACAACCAGACGCTCGGCTACGGCCTCCTCGGCGACCTCGGCGCCCCGCTGGTCACGACGATCCACCACCCGATCACCGTCGACCGCAAGCTGGACCTGGACGCCGCGCAGGGCCTGTTGAAGCGGGCCTCCGTGCGCCGCTGGTACGCCTTCACCCGCATGCAAGGCCGGGTGGCCCGCCGGCTGCCGTCCGTGCTCACCGTCTCCGGATCCTCCCGGCAGGAGATCGCCCAGCACCTCGGTGTCCGCGACGAGCGCATCCACGTCGTGCACATCGGCGCCGACACCGACCTCTGGTCGCCGGACCCGTCCGTCGCCGAGGTCCCGGGCCGCATCGTCACCACCTCCAGCGCCGACGTGCCGCTCAAGGGGCTCGTGTACCTCGTCGAGGCGCTCGCGAAGCTGCGTACCGAGCAGCCCGAGGCGCACCTCGTCGTCGTCGGCAAGCGCGCCGAGCAGGGTCCCGTGGCCCGCGCCATCGAGGCGTACGGCCTCCAGGACGCGGTCCGCTTCGTCAAGGGCATCACCGACGCCGAGCTCGTCGACCTCGTCCGCAGCGCCCAGATCGCCTGCGTGCCCTCCCTCTACGAAGGCTTCTCGCTCCCGGCGGCCGAAGCCATGGCCACCGGTACCCCGCTCGTCGCCACGACCGGCGGCGCGATCCCCGAGGTCGCCGGACCCGACGGCGAGACCTGCCTCGCGGTGCCCCCGGGCGACGCGGGCGCGCTGGCCGCCGCGCTGGGCCGGCTGCTGGGCGATCCGGAGCTGCGGGCCCGCCTCGGCGGCGCCGGGCGCGAACGGGTCCTGACCCGGTTCACCTGGGCCGCGGCCGCCAAGGGCACCGCCGCGCACTACCGCGCCGCCATCGAGCAGGCCGCCGCCGCGCGTACCGGCCGCTCGGCGCGGTGA
- a CDS encoding N-acetylmuramoyl-L-alanine amidase yields MRNDNSPPPPESGSPIGPDRPWFTRRSTLVVGVAALAPAALAGWVLTQAFAGSGSDGQPRSAPLSASHSALSPGQRDAKPGAATDEDATASPGAGTSTPAAAPAPAPAPAKGALAGRTVVVDPGHNAGNFEHTDEIDQQVDIGTGHKECDTTGTTTNAGYKEADFTLDVSLRLRTALEAQGAKVVLTHQADRPWGPCITERARIGNEAKADAVVSVHADGVSAGNRGFHIILPAKVKGGAADTAKIVEPSRQLGERIAGNFARTTGSDPANYLGSGTGLVVRDDLGGLNLSTQPKVFIECGNMRDAKDAAQLTSPEWRQKAAQGIADGIVGFLGG; encoded by the coding sequence GTGCGCAACGACAACAGCCCCCCGCCCCCCGAGTCCGGCTCCCCCATCGGCCCGGACCGGCCCTGGTTCACCCGACGCTCCACGCTCGTCGTCGGGGTTGCCGCGCTCGCCCCGGCCGCTCTGGCGGGCTGGGTCCTGACCCAGGCCTTCGCCGGGTCGGGGTCCGACGGGCAGCCCCGCTCGGCGCCGCTGTCCGCCTCGCACTCGGCCCTGTCGCCGGGCCAGCGGGACGCGAAGCCGGGCGCCGCCACCGATGAGGACGCGACCGCGAGCCCCGGTGCCGGTACGAGCACCCCCGCGGCCGCGCCCGCACCCGCACCCGCACCCGCCAAGGGCGCGCTCGCCGGCCGGACCGTGGTCGTCGACCCCGGCCACAACGCCGGAAACTTCGAGCACACCGACGAGATCGACCAGCAGGTCGACATCGGCACGGGCCACAAGGAGTGCGACACCACCGGCACCACCACCAACGCCGGCTACAAGGAGGCGGACTTCACCCTCGACGTCTCCCTGCGCCTGCGGACCGCCCTGGAGGCCCAGGGCGCCAAGGTCGTCCTCACCCACCAGGCCGACCGCCCGTGGGGGCCCTGCATCACCGAGCGCGCCCGCATCGGCAACGAAGCGAAGGCCGACGCCGTCGTGTCCGTGCACGCCGACGGGGTCTCGGCGGGCAACCGCGGCTTCCACATCATCCTCCCGGCCAAGGTCAAGGGCGGTGCCGCCGACACCGCGAAAATCGTCGAACCGTCCCGGCAGCTCGGCGAGCGGATCGCCGGGAACTTCGCCCGCACCACCGGATCCGACCCCGCCAACTACCTCGGCAGCGGCACGGGTTTGGTCGTCCGGGACGATCTCGGCGGACTGAACCTGTCAACTCAGCCCAAGGTGTTCATCGAATGCGGCAACATGCGTGACGCCAAGGACGCGGCGCAGCTGACGAGTCCGGAGTGGCGGCAGAAGGCGGCCCAGGGCATCGCGGACGGCATCGTCGGCTTCCTCGGCGGGTAG